The Spirosoma oryzicola region AGATACGCTGGCACCGTTATATACAGCGATCGCTGCTCAGCAGTTGAAAGATAATGCTACCGCAAAAACCCAGTTGGAAAAATACATCGCTGGTGGTGGTAAAGACGCGTCTATTTACGGTTCGCTGGCGATGCTGTACAGTACCGACAACGAAGTGGATAAAGCACTGGCTACCTTGGATAAAGGGATAGCACTTGCCCCCAACAATAAAGATCTGTCGAATGAGAAGGTCAACATCATGCTTCGTACAAACCGGATGGATGATGCGATCGCGGGAATGAAGCAGATGGTTGAGAAAGATCCGAAGAACGTTCAGAACTTGGTAAACCTGGGTATCATTTATGATAACGCAGCTACCAAAGCGAAAGAAGAAGTTCGGAAGCTGGAAGGCGAAACAAAGAAAAGCGGTAACGCTGGCAAGCAGCTCGCCGATGCGAAAGGTTTGCTGGATACGTACAGCAGTGAGGTAACTCGCCTGAGTGGTTTGATCAAGAAGCAGCCAAAGAGCGCGGAACTGAAGCGTCAGTTAGCTGACGTTCAGAAAAGAGCCGCTGATCAGAAAGCCGAGATTGCCCGGTTGGATGCAGCCGCTAAAGAAGCGTCGGCTAACGCATCGGCTACCGCGGACTCGGAAAAGCGGTTGACCGAACTGAGACAGAAGCAAACGGAACAAATGGGGCTAGCTAAAGACTACTACACGAAAGCGCTGGCCGTTGATCCGAATAACTACGATGCAAACTTTAACCTGGGCGTTTACTATTATAACGAAGGGGCTGAGTTGAACAAGCAGTTGTCAGCCATGGATATGAAAGAGTATCAGGCTAAGGGTAAGGAAATCGAAGGAAAAGTTTGTGGTAAGTTCAAACTGGCGTTACCATACTTTACCAAAGCCAAGTCGATTAAAGACGAAGCGGAAGTAACGGACAACCTGACAAACCTGCAAAACATTCTAAAACAGTACGAAGAAAAGAAAGTAGTCTGTGCAGAATAACACTAGGAGGGCCGGTACCAAAAGTATCGGCCCTCTTTTATGATGATCTTACTTAACATAATATAAATTATATAACAAATCGTATTGTACTGGAATA contains the following coding sequences:
- a CDS encoding tetratricopeptide repeat protein — translated: MKSSAIAVLVACCLSAGAYAQNQGGAANALDAAAMDAIKKDKDKSDKDIADAKASTKASTWMDRAKTYQNIAAQYIRVDSSAATTAYEAYKKVIELDKDKKGGPGRLAKEAEEAMKGQALYGAFMQQGVAKFQSKNYPDAIKAMTVAGDINPKDTLAPLYTAIAAQQLKDNATAKTQLEKYIAGGGKDASIYGSLAMLYSTDNEVDKALATLDKGIALAPNNKDLSNEKVNIMLRTNRMDDAIAGMKQMVEKDPKNVQNLVNLGIIYDNAATKAKEEVRKLEGETKKSGNAGKQLADAKGLLDTYSSEVTRLSGLIKKQPKSAELKRQLADVQKRAADQKAEIARLDAAAKEASANASATADSEKRLTELRQKQTEQMGLAKDYYTKALAVDPNNYDANFNLGVYYYNEGAELNKQLSAMDMKEYQAKGKEIEGKVCGKFKLALPYFTKAKSIKDEAEVTDNLTNLQNILKQYEEKKVVCAE